CGGGACCGGCTTTTCGCTCGGTTTCCACATTCCTTTCGCCGAGGCCCAGGGGCTTCCGCCCGAGGTGAACGCCTGGGTCGTCATCAAGCCGGATGACACCGTCGTCATCCGCATCGCGCGCTCCGAGATGGGGCAGGGTACCCTCACAGGCCTCGCCCAGCTGGTCGCCGAAGAACTCGAATGCGACTGGTCCAAGGTCACGACAGAATATCCGACTCCGGGTCAGAACGTCGCCCGCAACCGCGTCTGGGGCAATTTCTCGACCGGCGGCAGCCGCGGCATCCGCGAAAGCCACGATTACGTCCGCAAGGGCGGCGCTGCCGCACGCATCATGCTGGTGGCCGCTGCAGCTCAAGGCTGGGGCGTGCCAGCTTCCGAATGCCGGGCCGCCAAGAGCCGCATCACCCATGCAGGCTCAGGCCGTTCGGTCAGCTATGGTCAGGTCGCCGAGGCCGCTGCCAAGATCACACCACCAGCCGACATTCCGCTCAAGGATCCCAAGACCTGGACGATCGCCGGCCAGTCGGTGAAACGCCTCGACACGGCCGACAAGGTCAATGGCCGGCAGGTCTATGGCGCGGATCTCAATCTGCCAGGCATGCTGAATGCCGCTATCAAGGATTGCCCGGTCTTCGGCGGCAAGGTGAAGAGCTTTGATGCCGCCAAGGTGGCCTCAATGCCCGGCGTGAAGAAGGTCGTGCAGGTGGAAGAGACCGGCGTCGCCGTGATCGCCGACACCTGGTGGCGGGCAAAGACCGCCTTGGACGCCCTTCCCATTGTCTGGGACGAGGGGCCGAACGCCAATGTGACCTCGGCCTCCATCGACGCGATGCTGAAGGAGGGCCTCACTGCGGCCCAGGCCGTCGTCGGCAACGAGGCAGGCGACGCCAAGAAGGCCATTGCGGGCGCCGCCAAGGTTGTCGAGGCAACCTACAACTATCCATTCCAGAACCATGCGACCATGGAGCCGATGAACGCCACGGCGCTGTTCACGGCCGACAAGTGCGAGGTCTGGTGCCCGACGCAGAACGGTGAGGCGGCGCTTGCCGCCACCGCAGCCGCGGCCGGACTGCCGGTCGCCAAATGCGACGTCTACAAGATCAATCTTGGCGGCGGCTTCGGCCGGCGCGGCGCCACCCATGATTTCGTCCGCCAGGCCGTGATGATCGCCAAGCAGATGCCGGGTGTTCCGATCAAGCTGCTCTGGTCGCGCGAAGAGGACATGCTCCACGGCCGCTACCATCCCATCACCCAGGCGAAGATGGTCGGAGGGCTCGACGCCAGCGGCAAGCTTGTCGGTCTGCACATGCGCATTTCCGGCCAGTCGATCCTGGCCGGCCTTGCCCCCGGTGGCGCCTTGCCGGGTGGTGCTGTCGATCGCGTGGTGTTCCAGGGCCTCAATCCGGGCGGGCCGGAAGCTTCGTTCGGCTATACGATCCCGAACCTGCTGATCGACCATGCCATGCGCAACCCGCATGTGCCGCCAGGATTCTGGCGCGGCGTCAACGCCAACCAGAACGCCATCTATGTCGAGTGCTTCATGGATGAGCTCGCCAAGGAGGCCGGCAAGGATCCGCTCGCATTCCGCCGTGAGATCATGTCGGGCAATCCGAAGAACCTCGCGGTTCT
This region of Phreatobacter aquaticus genomic DNA includes:
- a CDS encoding xanthine dehydrogenase family protein molybdopterin-binding subunit gives rise to the protein MTALDVSRRSFLVGAAAAGTGFSLGFHIPFAEAQGLPPEVNAWVVIKPDDTVVIRIARSEMGQGTLTGLAQLVAEELECDWSKVTTEYPTPGQNVARNRVWGNFSTGGSRGIRESHDYVRKGGAAARIMLVAAAAQGWGVPASECRAAKSRITHAGSGRSVSYGQVAEAAAKITPPADIPLKDPKTWTIAGQSVKRLDTADKVNGRQVYGADLNLPGMLNAAIKDCPVFGGKVKSFDAAKVASMPGVKKVVQVEETGVAVIADTWWRAKTALDALPIVWDEGPNANVTSASIDAMLKEGLTAAQAVVGNEAGDAKKAIAGAAKVVEATYNYPFQNHATMEPMNATALFTADKCEVWCPTQNGEAALAATAAAAGLPVAKCDVYKINLGGGFGRRGATHDFVRQAVMIAKQMPGVPIKLLWSREEDMLHGRYHPITQAKMVGGLDASGKLVGLHMRISGQSILAGLAPGGALPGGAVDRVVFQGLNPGGPEASFGYTIPNLLIDHAMRNPHVPPGFWRGVNANQNAIYVECFMDELAKEAGKDPLAFRREIMSGNPKNLAVLNAVAEKAGWGTPAPAGVFRGLAHLHAFGSYIAACAEVSVTGGRLKIHRIVASTDPGYVVNPQQVEAQIEGSFVYGLSALLYGEFTVKGGRMEQENFDTYNVMRMDEMPKVETVLVPSGGFWGGVGEPTIAVAAPAVLNAIFAATGKRIRSIPLKNHQLA